Within Dermatophagoides farinae isolate YC_2012a chromosome 8, ASM2471394v1, whole genome shotgun sequence, the genomic segment GATAACCATTCATTGGTGGttcatcacaatcacaaaGTTGTCCACCCAATTCTGGATCATGTTTACATAAATTATCACAAAGTTTTTTGATATCGAAATGGTTATTgtttaaatcaaattcagTGGTCATAAACATTTGCGTCGTATGTTCCAAAATACGCCGCCTGGCCGTAGTTGTCGTTTCAGAGGTAATAAGCATTATTTCATCCTGTTCTgctttttgaaaatttttttgttccacaATCGaccaaacaatgatgattgaacatattataatgaatgaacaaataataaatgcaGCCAATAATGCCCATCGTGAATGTAATAACCAATGGcgaaattgttgaattttacGTTGAAATGAATCTAAATATGATTCAATACTATTAATGTAaaacatttatcaatttgtAATGTATAAAatcatattatcatcagatatatattttttatggttcataaattaaatcacaaaaacagaattcaATTGTTAATCGTCAATCAGATGTGTATTGTAAGATTATTGTCGATATTTAAAGGatggcaaaattttttgtaaaataTATACACGACAATGGTGGCTATATAATCTTTGACtacgttttattttttcttacacattacacattattattacatttgatgatgattaaatcttaaacattatcaatcatcaataaacgACTGATTTTTCATGAGTACATTCTTTGTGGTTgttcaaacaaattgattgagcCAAAtgtataaaacaaaacaaaaaagaaaaaaatccacatcCCATTCAAATACccatagtgatgatgatattttttttctttttcaagtTAAAAGTTAAAATTTCaagtttcatttcaataatttttttttatttatttatttattttcttctttcaaaaatttataataataataatatatagcTTTTCtcattcgtttgtttatttgaacgttaattgtttgtttgtttgtttgttgtatatGTTTATATATGTGTCTATGAagatgaatgtgtgtgtgtgtgtgtgagaaaagaatcaagaatcaagaatcaagaataataattattgaacaaaaagaaaataatgaataaaatgaaatgaacagaaaaaaataataataataataataatgagatgCTTTTCAATCATGagaaacaatgaatgatacAAACGACTGGAATAAAAATATGTAAAGAGaagagaagagaaaaaaaaaaagattgatgaGATCCTCGTCATGTCATTCTTATTTATGGGAAATACatggatgtgtgtgtgtgagtgtgtgtgtttgtttgtttgtttgttagtgTGAGGactcttgttgttgataatcaattaataaaaataaaatatgaatttatattacaaataaacaatcaataaatgtggaaaggtttgtgtgtgtgtgtttgttggtgTGTATGCCACGAAAatataaattcttttcaatcaatcaaatatagAATTTCTCAagtaatcaataatcaataatgttcgtttgttgttttttttgttttgtttcaaatgtagaatatttttttttcgctcttatttttttgtttttgtaattaAATTCTTTGTCAATGgctgaaaacaaacaaacaaacaaacaaatgaacaaacaacatCCAATAACAAAAAGATATATAGATATTCAAAGGTCCATCATATTTCCATCTGTATATTATTTATAGATcaatgtgaataataataataagaatatatataataataatcatttcaatagatcaataatgataaaatttttctcttttacgaaattttcgtttgtgtgtgtgtatgtttttttaagGAAAAATgttcagatgatgattatgacgatggttacgaaacaaaaacaatctaATGTTTTATGGATGGATTTGATTCCGGATGGTTAATTGATAATggtcaaatgatgatgatgatgatgatgatgattttttcatgtgATGAATTTATGAGGTACAAGGagcaattgaaaaatttgtttgaaatgataaaaattcttgaGATTCGTGTGATCACTATGATTCATGATTCACAACATGttacaaaatattttttgttttactgtgtgtgtgtgtgtatgatggatgaaatcggattttttttttttttgcttgtttttgaatagaaaaaacaattttcgtATCTACAAATGATGAGGCTAGCAAATAATTCTTGAGATTTTGTGCCTACAGGATTGggatttacaattttttttttgcttggaTCTCTTGTTTTATTCTTCAATAGTCCAAGACGGCAACAACGATGACAAcacatcgacatcatcatcatcattaacaacaacaacaacaacaattaatataataatgtcaacaaacccaaacgaaaaaaaacactttatctttgtttgtaataataatggtataGAAATggattgaaatcattttagTTATTTAATGACGTGGcgtatgttgatgatgtaataaaatgtcaataataataatcaataaaaatgttacaaattaaaaaaaggaaaaaaaagaacacaGATAGACTTAAACAAAAAGATGAGATTTTagcaggaaaaaaatgaaaataaaattgacaattgaaatctaaaaacacaaaaaaaatgatcacatcagacagacaaaaaaaaataacaaacgaTTCAGAAgaatttttgaaagaaaaaaaaatttttctttagttATATATTCACtataatatttgatgatgattgatgaatatatatatatcatttaTGAATCTCAACACAGCCAACGTTCGAATTCGAACAGATAAGGGATAAAAACTTAAGGCAAGACAAAAAGGGGAAAAAATGTCAcatcattcatgatgaatgACTTAATTGTCACATGAtggataacgatgatgataatgataatggcgaTTTCTACCATGATTATTTCAatgcaaaatgaaatgaaaaatttcagattGAAATCCAATGGATGAGCAAATGTGATTGGGGAGGTaatttacgaaaaaaaatggatgaatctCTTCCGGAAAGTTTCGGATATGATATCATTCAACTATTGCCACTATCatgtgataataatcgttGTAATAAACTTTCCGTATTGGatctttgattttgatcattatccTACAAAATAAAGGTGAATATAAATCTGATATttagaaacaaaattgaattaatttacaaaaaaaacttaccataGAAGTGCTGCGACCAATTGTCGtcgaatcattattattgccaacTATTTGTTGTCCTAATGATTCTTGCTGTAATTGATTATTACCGGTGATTGTCACCATATTAATACTGTTTGTGCTAGCTGTATTCGACAATGACATCTGATTCGAATTAGATGTTtcaacaaattgatcaaaaaatgaatcctCAAATTCGACATATGATGTTTCGTCCAATGATAGTGATGTTGAATTATTCGGTGTTGATTGTTGAGGTGTATTTGGTTGTTGTATAAGAATCTGTTGCTGTGATGTTGTTGGCACGGGTGTTTgtggctgctgctgttgttgttgttgttgtaatattacttgatgttgttgctgttgtacATTACTACTACGTTCACtaacaaatgaattcaatttttgtttcacataaTCAGATGTTGGTTTATTATTGGGATTATtgaccgatgatgatgttgataaacGGTTATCATTCACTGATAATGCATTATTTCCAGTAGATGTGGTAACATTGACTAATCCATCGAGATTATCGAATCCGGATAGATCATTAAGATTGATTTGTTGAGATATttgtggctgttgttgttgttgttgagagaACATAGACGAAGCCGAACTAATTGTATTGCCATTATTAGCACCACTAATACCAACAAAactattatcaacaacactggccgttattttttgttgggATTGTATCGATAATTTGACATTCGTTTGAGTATTAATTgtgaatgattgttgttgctgctgttgaatttgttgtgtttgtataGGCATTCGTAATGTCAATCGTCGTGGTTGTATTAAATGTTGAATATTCGGTATGGTCatcggttgttgttgctgctgttgttgttgatgatgatgatgagtttgTTGGCCAGCAAATTGTTGCGCTAAATCTCCGTTgttttgtggttgttgttgaacagtTTGCATTGCAAATTGGCCTTGTCTTGATGGGAAAAAACGAGGTCCTTGTTGACGTGTAGAACGGGCAAATCTTTGAAGTCCTACTATAGAAAAGATGGatatatttaattttaatatattaatccagattaaaaaaataattaccaCCAGAAAGCTGAGCATTTAACATCGgatttgattgttgctgTATCGATACTAGATTAGGAGTTGTAACCGGAGATTTAGGCATTGTAGTCGGTCCTGATGGTGACATGACTTGTTGAGCCGGTGATGGtacattatgattattgccGGATGAAAGTCGATTCGAAGTAGTTGCAGCTGGTGATGCTTGTTGTTGCCAACTAATCTGTGTgattggctgttgttgttgattatttacTGATTGTGGTGATTGTACCAACATTGGAGATTGTGGTGGTgctggtgatggtgatgccGATGTAGACATATTGGAATTACCAGCAACAAAATGTCCTGGCGACATATGATTTGTTGACGAAAATGGTGATGGAACTTGTTGACCACCACCAGTCGCTAATGTCGTTTGTGGACTAGTAGCATATGAAGCGCTATGATTATAAGATGATGGGCCATTATTACGTAAAACAGCAGAACTAGATACAACACCACCGGAAGTTGGACCTTGTACAGGACTTGGACTAAGAACTTGTGCAGGACATGGTGCTGGAGATTGAGGTAGTATGGGCGGTGTAGAAGGCACTTGAATGTTACCGctagtattattattaccaccaaTTACATATCTTGGTGACATTTGTGTAACAATTACGTCCTGTTGAACTGTTGCTTGTTGCTGTGATGGCAGAGCTTGTCGAGGTTTGACAGTAATCTGAACATTGGGTGCTACAGTGTTATTGATCGAATTTAATCCATTTATATCGAATCCTCCATCGGATGGTTTAACATTGAAATCTTGTTGTTCTTGATGCATTAATAATCGTTTATGAGCAACATTCAAATTAGGTGGTCCCTGTCCAAGAACAATAGCTTGTGTTCCGGTCACTCCCGAATTAATCGTTCCTTTGGGCATTCGTACTAATTGGATTTGTGGCTGTTGTTGACCTGTGTtggttgtagttgttgtctGTCCAACAAGAAAGGTATTACCGGTTCCAGAAACTTGCTGTACCTGCTGCATAGCAGCCACTCTTTGCATAACTGCTgtattcgattgttgttgttgttgttgtccaataCGAGCATTCATCATACTAACATTAGctctttgttgttgcatcAATTGTTGCATAGTTGTTTGCTTTTGGGGCATTATACGATTAACCTATgtggaaataaaatcaaaataaaaataatggcaaaaaaaaaattaaaggaATTTTCTAATACCTGTGAACCGATAGGTGGCTGTGGattgttattgatgaaagTATTTGATACCTGAGGATAGGATGGCGGTGGTTGATAATTCGGTGGTGGTACCTGTTGCTGCTGTCCAGGCGATAGAATCgaatgttgttgctgttgaattgatgattgaccaCCAATAACATTATTCAACATTGGTGATTGAGGTGTAGGTGGTTGTGATGTATTCGATGAAAATAtctgatgatttgatgaactgacgttttgttgattttcaacTTTCATCAATTCTTTACGTATTTCACTTATAgcttgttgttcatttgtaGTGGTAGAATTGAGTTGTGCAAGACTGCCAGAAGAATCTGCTAAATTGAATGCAATCAaatcgatatcatcattgttaataCGACGATTTACAGTGGTCGTAATGTTGCAAGCATTGCCACCACTAACGCTTGCCATATTAGCTGTATTCGAGAGCAATGAACTCAATGAAGgttgattattgatattCATCACGTTTCCAACGCCAACAGTACCACTATTagtatgattattattcaattgattaacATTATTTACGATCaaagatgttgatgattgattgccACTAATCATTGTATCATCTTGAAGTTCGATTACTTCATCCAAAATCTGTGAAATCAATGCCGGATCTTCCAGATCGATCGAATCATTCACCAGGctagcattattattattattagaactttggttatgatgattagCTGATGTAATCACTGGGGCCGTTGTTGTAATATGCTGTTGAGGATTCGTTGAGATCTGTTGTTGAGCTGCTGGTTGATGTGTCACAATCGTATGTTGCTGTGATGATGGTTGCAGTTGACCACCGGATAATGTATGGATAAATCCAACACcaattggttgttgttgttgcgtcACAGATTGCGGTTGAATCGTTGTCATTGTGGttccatgttgttgttgaacttttgaaaaattacgAAGCATCGTAACACGTTGATTCGTGGTCGCTGTTAATGTTAACATACCACTTTTTGAAATCATTGCACCACAATTATTAACATTGATTGGATTGACTGTGGCCATAGCAGAACCAGGTACATTATTAGATGATGGTACAGCATTACCAGATGCTGTTGTAAGGATTTGGgtcaaaaaatttgttgttttttgacCAGTactggtttgttgttgttgttgttgctgctgctgttgttgttgttttaattgaagtttttgttgttgaacaatttGTTGACCAACCGACATAGTTGCTTGTGGCTGAAGAAcgggttgttgttgttgttgttgttgtaacaaTTGTTGTAGGTCTGAACTATTGTTTATCTGTTGCTGTCTCAATTGTAATCGTTGAACAAAATTTCCACCTGCTGCAATCTATATTTTGTTCGGGTGTGTGTAATCATTCAAACGAAACGTAAAATGGAAATACAAATTTAACGATCCATGAAATATGaacaatttgtttattgataattgttgCTTACCTGTTGCTGTAATTGGCTTTGGTTcgtatgatgaatttgttgttgttgttgctgttggcCAGATTTAATAGCTATAGGTGCTGGTACCAAACTGGTAGTACCACCAGGACCAATCGTTGTAATtaaatgttgttgctgttgagtATGTTGTTGAACGATatgatgctgttgttgttgttgttgttgaatttgtaaTTGAATATCTTggatatgttgttgttgctgcatTAAATTAGCTTGCTGTATCGTAATCTGATGTTGTTGAGATAGATGTTGATTCGAATGCGTTTGTTGTATTTGCGATGATTGATTAACATTTGCTCCTGTAGTTGGAGGCGttggaataattttcttATCTAAATTGGGTGGTAATTTAACGTCCGGTGTCGATGAGATCATTGATGGTggaattgtttgaattttttcctctGGTAATGATGTAGGCGTTTTGGCCAACATTGATGCCAACATTGGATTCTGACAGGCCAATAATTGATGTGATGTTCCTGTATTAACACCAATACTATTGTTCGAAGTAGTCGATGTTGTAATATTCGCTGAAACGATTGCCAGACGTTTAGATTCGGAATCTTGCATCAGATaaacatcattttgatcaaaaggtgattttcttttattaggattgaaattatattgttgttgttgttgttgttgttgtagttgttgttgttgttgttgttgcatagATACATCTTCATTATTCGATGAAAGCAATGAGTTTAATTCTGTATTtgtcaaataaaattccagagaaattattaattatagaatcaatgaaaaacacaaattgaatttgtcaaAACATACCAAACATAAATTTCTGGCCATTATTTCCAGAAATGTTGCTAGATGAATCTTGATGTagatgttgttgctgatctTTCAACAAATGTTCCATTAGAACATCATTTTGTGAATTCTTATTAACACTGGCTAATTTCATTCCACGTGTTGATTGATTCGCAGCCAATTTggcactatcatcatcatttagtaACATACGCAACAtgttattcgatgatgatgatgatgaagcagTCGTATTGGTGgctgttgtcattgttgattgattactTGAATTAACAATCATAGATTTCGTATCATTCAATAGATCAACAAAACTTGATGCCGATCCTATGGATGTTGTATTTGTTGTCATCGTTGATGAGCCACCACATCCAGATAAATGTAATAAAGTGGATTCAGATTCTGGATTACCCGTTCTAATATCACCCGTTACATTACCACCACTAACATTGAGTTGATCATCTGCATTGTCCAATAATTCACGTAAAATATTATCACTACTGTTactattatttgatgatgaatgttgcaATGATGAACTAGTTTTATTGttcttattattttgatgacttagattattattgtcatttgaGGAGAATTCGGAAGTCTGATCAGAATTTAGCGTACCAATACCTAATGAGGAATTCGGATCACTAGTGAGCAAATTTCTGAGCTTATCATCCATCATCACtctatgttgttgttgttgttgttgatgatgatcactatTATTTGCAGTGGtcataatcatttgttgCTGGTTGTTCGGCCCTAATTGGCCAATTCCAATTGATGAGTGTATACCTTGTTGTATCAAATTATTTCCACCAATCgtcgaatttgatgatgaaaacatttgaGGATGTGATGagatcatcgtcatttgttgttgattaccACTACCGGCACTtgtattaatcatcatcgacattgatgatgtaaaaGGAACGGATGTATAAATTTGACGAGGGTTCCctgaagaagatgatgaaaatgatgatgatgataagacgATATTTTCAACAGTAGTTGTTGGctcttcttgttgttgaatcattgcatttgatgatggagTTGTATCACTAAATTCCCATCTATTCGAAaacatttcatcaaaatcatcaagattcaaatcaattgccGTTGGTGTAGCTGAAACAGCAgtagatgatgaagatgatgatgaggtcAATGTGGtcattgaattattgaattgagaTGCTGATGAACAGGCAACTAATGTGATtttagaatttgaaaaatattagaaaattaaaagaattgaatagaATCAATTACTTACCATTTGATTGTTGCATttgcattgatgatgatgataaatctgGTGGAGCCTGAGGTTGTTGAAATGGATTATTTGTCCATTTATGATTCTGCATCATTGGATTTGTAGTGATtagatgatttgaattcatcatcccAGATGATGTAACACAAGAGGATGCTGacgatgatgaggatgatgtcgatgatgaaaattgatgcAAATGTTGTTGCGTTGTAGACGAATCGTGTTGTTGAGGATTATTTGTCGTCGATATAGATTGAGATGAGGAggatgttgattgttgttgctgagaCTCGTTGCTACTGGTTGTATGATTCGGTTGTTCATTACCAATCAATgttgtgtttgatgatgttccAATATTAtgattaccaccaccaccagcattGTTGAAATTGCCTGACATAGTCGTATTTGTTCGATtctcaatcattgattgatcatcttCCTCTTTTTTTACTGGTGATAATGTATTCTGTTCAAAAAAGATGGAATGCTTGGCCATCatggaattattttttaataattttgtttttgtcaaaaCTTTTGCATATTGATCAGGACCAACTTTAAGACGATATAGCTTTGATACGGCTGGCGGTGATGAACCACCAGCATTAATAATGGCATCTTTTAGATGTTGTTGAACCTTATTCAGATCATCTTTATGTACGGAATCATGAAATAAACGATTTGTTGTTAGATTATTTCGTAGGTGGGATATTTGCCGCTgtatattaatattatttgaAGACATTGTCGACCAGTCTACATAGTTAATACATCCATGTATATCCAGACGTGTACTGAAATgctttatttgaaatttagtTTGACCAGAATTTCCAGATGGATGTTGTTCCGAATTCGGTAGACGACGTGCAATACATAATACACGCGATTCTTCCGTCATTTGGTGAC encodes:
- the LOC124495839 gene encoding uncharacterized protein LOC124495839 isoform X3, with translation MSGVTNDEQIGGVTSTLIGTIGHRHHLSSRLLTTTTTTTSPLSSSSSSSSITTGTTNNTNNNINSINHQLIDFDQLDQFFDDLQQEVDDYSEDNNNNDDNDNIVNDDHHYYTTTALASSNHHHHQQQQQQITNNCDHQILAVNNSNSNIQSVNKATTTTTTTKTSLSPVSSTSLKIVTNNKLIPPTTIITTASTTTTITDCDFNFEDLDNNVIHNNNNNNNNNNNNNNNNDNIDQNHHCCSIVDHQYYCHCPSNNHCRCNSNFEDFDANVKHQQQQQQQQQQQHEQEYVDNGNDEHQIQEQQQRRYQQQQMNKCLILDEKYQHHHQQQQQQRRHYNQQQQQSNNQQNHHHNHHHYSSINSHDHHPNHHHHHHNNDQQRRQREEEEKDQRHQQQHQEAEIETRQQQQQQQQQRQHRRREQEHHRENTKKDSDDEENYIEELAELISAAGNFNEMNSLSVKPDKCAILQETVKQIQNINKQNLTTDDLQASEVSSSKPNILPPDLNSLLLDALNCFLFTLNADGYVEYISENVNQYLKFTQSEVINKSIFDILHPDDHPRFNALLLPMAIGNNGRRLSSNNNNSVNNSQCWPSSTTASNNINSGTNNNNTNSSSSSLSMLDQSQMIRNNNNNNNNSSSSTLTTNSNNFSSSSSLNQNLSTTSTNNTSTSLSSNQSQQQNSIHITGNLAITATSGTTSNVSSGSTNQSANLGSSSASNPNNTCSGSTSSSSSSSSSLIGTLASLNQSSSHNEFNSFNSRFLVKSEGPIHSSENDDEDDDDYGDDDESFGDDDLSTRDNDDGHFLDNLNFDDNEALAQNDDSSVLDSDLAAVLDAAQAESSSSTISMGKLDHNNQDIVKQKQRLLLLKQQKRKQKLQQKQKVSSNLESCLPQYELMQVNTRFISNSESKQIDSLSTTLSLNNSTFVGFSGPSTAGGHQMTEESRVLCIARRLPNSEQHPSGNSGQTKFQIKHFSTRLDIHGCINYVDWSTMSSNNINIQRQISHLRNNLTTNRLFHDSVHKDDLNKVQQHLKDAIINAGGSSPPAVSKLYRLKVGPDQYAKVLTKTKLLKNNSMMAKHSIFFEQNTLSPVKKEEDDQSMIENRTNTTMSGNFNNAGGGGNHNIGTSSNTTLIGNEQPNHTTSSNESQQQQSTSSSSQSISTTNNPQQHDSSTTQQHLHQFSSSTSSSSSSASSCVTSSGMMNSNHLITTNPMMQNHKWTNNPFQQPQAPPDLSSSSMQMQQSNVACSSASQFNNSMTTLTSSSSSSSTAVSATPTAIDLNLDDFDEMFSNRWEFSDTTPSSNAMIQQQEEPTTTVENIVLSSSSFSSSSSGNPRQIYTSVPFTSSMSMMINTSAGSGNQQQMTMISSHPQMFSSSNSTIGGNNLIQQGIHSSIGIGQLGPNNQQQMIMTTANNSDHHQQQQQQHRVMMDDKLRNLLTSDPNSSLGIGTLNSDQTSEFSSNDNNNLSHQNNKNNKTSSSLQHSSSNNSNSSDNILRELLDNADDQLNVSGGNVTGDIRTGNPESESTLLHLSGCGGSSTMTTNTTSIGSASSFVDLLNDTKSMIVNSSNQSTMTTATNTTASSSSSSNNMLRMLLNDDDSAKLAANQSTRGMKLASVNKNSQNDVLMEHLLKDQQQHLHQDSSSNISGNNGQKFMFELNSLLSSNNEDVSMQQQQQQQLQQQQQQQQYNFNPNKRKSPFDQNDVYLMQDSESKRLAIVSANITTSTTSNNSIGVNTGTSHQLLACQNPMLASMLAKTPTSLPEEKIQTIPPSMISSTPDVKLPPNLDKKIIPTPPTTGANVNQSSQIQQTHSNQHLSQQHQITIQQANLMQQQQHIQDIQLQIQQQQQQQHHIVQQHTQQQQHLITTIGPGGTTSLVPAPIAIKSGQQQQQQQIHHTNQSQLQQQIAAGGNFVQRLQLRQQQINNSSDLQQLLQQQQQQQPVLQPQATMSVGQQIVQQQKLQLKQQQQQQQQQQQQTSTGQKTTNFLTQILTTASGNAVPSSNNVPGSAMATVNPINVNNCGAMISKSGMLTLTATTNQRVTMLRNFSKVQQQHGTTMTTIQPQSVTQQQQPIGVGFIHTLSGGQLQPSSQQHTIVTHQPAAQQQISTNPQQHITTTAPVITSANHHNQSSNNNNNASLVNDSIDLEDPALISQILDEVIELQDDTMISGNQSSTSLIVNNVNQLNNNHTNSGTVGVGNVMNINNQPSLSSLLSNTANMASVSGGNACNITTTVNRRINNDDIDLIAFNLADSSGSLAQLNSTTTNEQQAISEIRKELMKVENQQNVSSSNHQIFSSNTSQPPTPQSPMLNNVIGGQSSIQQQQHSILSPGQQQQVPPPNYQPPPSYPQVSNTFINNNPQPPIGSQVNRIMPQKQTTMQQLMQQQRANVSMMNARIGQQQQQQSNTAVMQRVAAMQQVQQVSGTGNTFLVGQTTTTTNTGQQQPQIQLVRMPKGTINSGVTGTQAIVLGQGPPNLNVAHKRLLMHQEQQDFNVKPSDGGFDINGLNSINNTVAPNVQITVKPRQALPSQQQATVQQDVIVTQMSPRYVIGGNNNTSGNIQVPSTPPILPQSPAPCPAQVLSPSPVQGPTSGGVVSSSAVLRNNGPSSYNHSASYATSPQTTLATGGGQQVPSPFSSTNHMSPGHFVAGNSNMSTSASPSPAPPQSPMLVQSPQSVNNQQQQPITQISWQQQASPAATTSNRLSSGNNHNVPSPAQQVMSPSGPTTMPKSPVTTPNLVSIQQQSNPMLNAQLSGVGLQRFARSTRQQGPRFFPSRQGQFAMQTVQQQPQNNGDLAQQFAGQQTHHHHQQQQQQQQPMTIPNIQHLIQPRRLTLRMPIQTQQIQQQQQQSFTINTQTNVKLSIQSQQKITASVVDNSFVGISGANNGNTISSASSMFSQQQQQQPQISQQINLNDLSGFDNLDGLVNVTTSTGNNALSVNDNRLSTSSSVNNPNNKPTSDYVKQKLNSFVSERSSNVQQQQHQVILQQQQQQQQPQTPVPTTSQQQILIQQPNTPQQSTPNNSTSLSLDETSYVEFEDSFFDQFVETSNSNQMSLSNTASTNSINMVTITGNNQLQQESLGQQIVGNNNDSTTIGRSTSMDNDQNQRSNTESLLQRLLSHDSGNS